The proteins below come from a single Arthrobacter crystallopoietes genomic window:
- a CDS encoding DUF4166 domain-containing protein produces MASVYQLAMGQDFALLQPELQEYFSLASDSGPAAAGGDAVGLGTGIFDVAGCPRPALRPLLRLAGRDNALFPEYERDVPFSIENRAHPDADGRPALTAVRTIDFEGVRRTMQDTTVWEDRAGLTDVLGRSGAVRTDLACAAGADGRMRLVSRRTSIGAGRFRLGLPMLLEAAAFTEQWWDRSEGRFRIRTKVLQRQMGTILEYQGSFSYRLVRS; encoded by the coding sequence ATGGCTTCGGTCTACCAGCTGGCCATGGGCCAGGACTTCGCCCTGCTGCAACCCGAGCTGCAGGAGTATTTCAGCCTGGCGTCGGATTCCGGCCCGGCCGCTGCCGGCGGTGACGCCGTTGGTCTCGGCACGGGGATTTTCGACGTCGCCGGCTGTCCGCGTCCGGCGCTCCGCCCGCTCCTGCGGCTGGCAGGCCGGGACAACGCGCTCTTCCCGGAATACGAGCGGGACGTACCGTTCAGCATTGAAAACCGTGCCCATCCGGACGCTGACGGCAGGCCCGCCCTTACCGCCGTCCGGACCATTGATTTCGAAGGCGTCCGCCGGACCATGCAGGACACGACGGTGTGGGAGGACCGGGCCGGACTGACAGACGTGCTGGGTCGCAGCGGCGCCGTGCGGACCGACCTGGCCTGCGCGGCCGGAGCCGACGGACGGATGCGGCTGGTCTCCCGCCGCACCAGCATTGGCGCCGGCCGGTTCCGGCTGGGCCTGCCGATGCTGCTGGAAGCCGCGGCCTTCACCGAGCAATGGTGGGACCGCTCCGAAGGCCGCTTCCGGATCCGCACCAAGGTACTGCAACGCCAGATGGGCACCATACTTGAGTACCAGGGATCGTTCTCCTACCGGCTGGTGCGCTCCTAG
- a CDS encoding DUF58 domain-containing protein — protein sequence MALTGRFILLALAGIFPLILFPTGQTALWWCLFLAVVLAADLGLAGSPRKIGLERRIPSSVRLTEECTAELLLTNHGTRKLKALLRDGWQPSAGAINPIQRISIPAGERRLLAVRLRPERRGDLLAHHVAVRSLGPLGLAARQLSVQAPARLRVLPPFHAKRHLPSKLRKLRELDGKAAVQIRGAGTEFDSLRDYVRGDDVRSIDWRATARRQAVVVRTWRPERDRRVVIVLDTSRTAAARIDNEPRLDTGIEASLLLAALAERGGDRVDFLAFDRRARATVRSASKGNLLNQLVNAMATVEPELIEADWSQIPAQVHNISSHRSLVVLLTSLDSGSAEESLLPMLAQLTAKHVVVVASVRDPLLDELRAERGTATDVFRAAAAERALLDRAAITQQIKQLGAEVVDADPHQLPPQLADTYIRLKAAGRL from the coding sequence ATGGCGCTGACCGGACGCTTTATCCTGCTGGCACTGGCCGGCATCTTCCCGCTGATCCTGTTCCCAACGGGACAGACTGCCCTGTGGTGGTGCCTGTTTCTGGCCGTGGTGCTGGCAGCCGACCTGGGTTTGGCCGGCTCGCCGCGAAAGATCGGCCTGGAACGCCGCATACCCTCGAGCGTCCGCCTGACAGAAGAATGCACCGCGGAACTGCTGCTGACGAACCACGGGACCCGCAAGCTGAAAGCGCTCCTGCGGGACGGCTGGCAGCCTTCCGCCGGTGCCATTAACCCGATCCAGCGGATCAGCATTCCAGCGGGCGAGCGGCGGTTGCTTGCTGTCCGGCTCCGTCCCGAACGGCGCGGCGATCTGCTGGCGCACCACGTAGCCGTGCGATCGCTGGGCCCGCTGGGCCTGGCCGCCCGACAGCTCTCCGTCCAGGCCCCCGCCCGGCTGCGGGTGCTCCCGCCTTTCCACGCCAAACGGCATCTGCCCTCGAAACTGCGCAAGCTGCGCGAGCTGGACGGCAAGGCTGCCGTCCAGATTAGAGGTGCCGGGACCGAGTTCGATTCCCTGCGCGACTATGTCCGCGGCGACGACGTCCGCTCGATCGACTGGCGTGCCACCGCCAGGCGGCAGGCCGTCGTCGTACGCACGTGGCGTCCGGAACGCGACCGTCGAGTGGTAATCGTGCTGGACACCTCGCGGACCGCGGCGGCAAGGATCGACAACGAACCCAGGCTGGACACCGGCATCGAAGCGTCCCTGCTGCTGGCGGCTCTGGCCGAGCGGGGCGGGGACCGCGTGGATTTCCTCGCGTTCGACCGCAGGGCCCGCGCAACGGTCAGGTCGGCCTCCAAAGGGAACCTGCTCAACCAGTTGGTCAATGCGATGGCCACGGTGGAGCCGGAGCTCATCGAAGCAGACTGGTCCCAGATCCCCGCACAGGTCCACAATATCTCCTCCCACCGTTCCCTGGTGGTGCTGCTGACTTCGCTGGATTCGGGCTCGGCCGAGGAATCCCTGCTGCCGATGCTGGCCCAGCTGACTGCCAAGCATGTGGTGGTGGTCGCCTCCGTCCGGGATCCGCTGCTGGATGAGCTGCGGGCTGAGCGCGGCACCGCCACCGATGTTTTCCGGGCCGCCGCCGCGGAACGCGCACTCCTGGACCGGGCGGCCATCACCCAGCAGATCAAGCAGCTCGGGGCCGAGGTGGTGGACGCGGATCCGCACCAGCTGCCGCCCCAGCTGGCCGATACGTATATCCGGCTCAAAGCCGCCGGCCGGCTATAG